One genomic segment of Polyodon spathula isolate WHYD16114869_AA chromosome 17, ASM1765450v1, whole genome shotgun sequence includes these proteins:
- the ankrd9 gene encoding ankyrin repeat domain-containing protein 9, with protein sequence MPWNARAPSTCGRRDYKTEKQCKKTSFAFYQAVRDLLPVWVLEDTRTMEAFHWEEDGRACAYSPSEALLYALVHDHQPYARYLLTKYPGSALDMPSKSFCCCCCCHCQSGSSAPHLAMAVRYNRINILKMILKTLEEDFAESDRVGYMNRRGCVHVGGKTPVHLACDLARPECLLLLLGHAASPSVTDCSGNTPLDTLLQQICHSELDARLKRVCLSYLTLFMPELRFKMKKQLLDNEELWQSLVGEQTFQWLSGQSPPSLFMSCMQSLIRTISPEHFPEGLEALPVPDFLKPLDFRLQ encoded by the coding sequence ATGCCTTGGAACGCCAGGGCACCGAGCACCTGCGGCAGAAGGGACTACAAGACCGAGAAGCAATGCAAAAAAACATCCTTCGCTTTCTACCAGGCTGTGCGAGACTTGCTGCCGGTGTGGGTCCTGGAGGACACGCGGACTATGGAGGCGTTTCACTGGGAAGAGGACGGGAGGGCATGCGCCTACTCCCCCTCGGAAGCTCTGCTGTACGCCCTGGTCCACGACCACCAGCCGTACGCGCGGTACCTGCTCACCAAGTACCCGGGAAGCGCCCTGGACATGCCAAGCAagagcttctgctgctgctgctgctgccactgccAGTCGGGCTCGTCGGCGCCTCACCTCGCCATGGCAGTGCGCTACAACCGCATCAACATACTGAAAATGATTCTAAAAACCCTGGAGGAGGACTTTGCCGAAAGCGACCGGGTCGGCTACATGAACCGACGGGGCTGCGTCCACGTAGGAGGCAAAACGCCCGTGCATCTCGCATGCGACCTGGCCAGACCCGAGTGTTTGCTTCTGTTGCTAGGACACGCCGCGTCTCCATCTGTCACGGACTGTAGCGGCAACACCCCCTTGGACACGCTGCTGCAGCAGATCTGCCACAGCGAGCTCGACGCACGCCTCAAGCGCGTCTGCCTGAGCTATCTGACACTGTTCATGCCGGAGCTCAggttcaaaatgaaaaaacagcTTCTGGACAACGAGGAGCTGTGGCAGAGCTTGGTAGGGGAGCAAACCTTCCAGTGGCTGTCGGGACAGTCCCCTCCCTCCCTGTTTATGAGCTGCATGCAAAGCCTGATCAGGACCATCTCTCCGGAACACTTTCCAGAGGGACTGGAGGCACTGCCGGTGCCAGACTTTCTGAAACCTTTGGACTTCAGGCTGCAGTAA